A section of the Ranitomeya imitator isolate aRanImi1 chromosome 7, aRanImi1.pri, whole genome shotgun sequence genome encodes:
- the TMEM204 gene encoding transmembrane protein 204, translating to MGMQKLVAAAVAVALVSLILNNVAAFTPNWVYQTMEEGRKRSVGLWKMCLAGRGVSTRSGPGDERVCQSIGWGSEPSGLQESRNTVKLQFDMMRACNLIATVALTAGQLIFLMGLVELPIITQDSQWWEEAIAAVFQLASFVLVIGLVTFYRIGPHTTLSWSCYLDIGACLLATLAAAILIWNILHRREDCMAPRVIVISRTLTDRFRRGLDNDYVESPC from the exons ATGGGCATGCAAAAACTAGTGGCCGCGGCTGTGGCGGTAGCATTGGTGTCGCTCATCCTCAACAATGTGGCTGCATTTACTCCAAACTGGGTCTACCAAACCATGGAGGAAGGGCGCAAGCGCAGCGTTGGCCTCTGGAAGATGTGTTTGGCTGGTAGAGGAGTAAGCACCAGATCAGGACCAGGAGATGAAAGGGTGTGCCAGTCTATTGGATGGGGGTCTGAGCCATCCGGCTTACAGGAGTCCCGGAACACGGTCAAGT TGCAGTTTGACATGATGCGGGCATGCAATCTGATTGCTACCGTCGCCCTGACCGCCGGCCAGCTCATTTTCCTTATGGGTCTGGTGGAGCTGCccattattacacaggattctcaGTGGTGGGAAGAAGCCATCGCCGCGGTTTTTCAGCTTGCAA GCTTTGTTCTAGTCATAGGCTTGGTGACCTTCTACCGCATTGGCCCCCACACGACGCTCTCCTGGTCCTGCTACCTGGATATTGGTGCTTGCCTACTGGCAACTTTGGCAGCTGCTATTCTGATTTGGAATATCCTACACCGGCGGGAGGACTGCATGGCCCCCCGGGTCATTGTCATCAGCCGCACACTAACGGACCGCTTCCGCAGGGGTCTGGACAACGATTATGTGGAATCTCCCTGCTGA